From one Magnolia sinica isolate HGM2019 chromosome 18, MsV1, whole genome shotgun sequence genomic stretch:
- the LOC131233443 gene encoding transcription repressor OFP8-like, producing the protein MSPPAKKKPLLFSLACGCRDSKSVSVTIPDTPPKPRNPKPVTHFPSLSSVDTPTSSSWEAKDDDCSFSGESSSSFSGLLRQLNELEQNVLAWGCQIPAGPRHARSRSEGGKVGESVAVVKDSADPFADFRRSMLQMIVQKEIVGAEDLKELLRRFLALNSREHHDVIIRAFTEIWNDVFKGYQNTPDFLVNAQA; encoded by the coding sequence ATGTCTCCTCCTGCGAAGAAAAAACCCCTCCTTTTCTCTCTCGCCTGCGGCTGCCGCGATTCCAAGAGCGTCTCCGTTACGATCCCCGACACCCCCCCTAAACCCCGAAACCCCAAACCCGTTACGCACTTCCCCAGCCTCTCATCGGTCGACACGCCAACAAGCTCTTCCTGGGAAGCCAAAGACGATGACTGCTCCTTCTCTGGCGAGAGCTCCTCCAGTTTCTCCGGCCTCCTCCGTCAGCTCAACGAGCTCGAGCAGAACGTCCTGGCGTGGGGGTGTCAGATTCCGGCGGGTCCCCGACACGCGCGGAGCCGGAGCGAGGGCGGTAAGGTGGGAGAGAGCGTGGCCGTAGTGAAAGACTCGGCCGATCCGTTTGCCGATTTCAGGCGATCAATGCTGCAAATGATCGTGCAGAAAGAGATCGTTGGAGCCGAGGATTTGAAGGAATTACTACGGAGGTTCCTTGCGTTGAATTCGCGGGAGCACCATGACGTCATAATCAGGGCGTTTACGGAGATCTGGAATGATGTGTTCAAAGGTTACCAGAATACCCCTGACTTTTTGGTGAATGCACAAGCGTGA